The Sesamum indicum cultivar Zhongzhi No. 13 linkage group LG2, S_indicum_v1.0, whole genome shotgun sequence genome contains a region encoding:
- the LOC105175959 gene encoding receptor homology region, transmembrane domain- and RING domain-containing protein 2, protein MLKFWVFFCCCFFCLMGAFTAYANVLLKGNNVTLSFEDIEANFSPSIKGSGLCGTLYLAEPLDACSPLTNRVVPGTNKTRSPFVLITRGGCSFDDKVRSAQAAGFQVAIVYDNENGPLVAMAGNAAGIKIHAVFVSKDSGETLGKYAGATDMELWIVPSFENSAWSIMAISFISLLAMSAVLATCFFVRRHRIRRERPQAPRVREFHGMSSRLVKAMPSLIFTAVLEDNCTSATCAICLEDYNMGEKLRILPCRHKFHAICVDAWLTSWRTFCPVCKRDARTSTGEPPASESTPLLSPSTSVLSSVRSSLVSSSAMQMGPSYSRSPSVSRPQSISTTPHNLHSQSHHQSSYLSTSQSSVARGAYLVSPHSLGYPSLSSLNSRYMSPYIPSPVNASSSYVGSSSRQANALHYSESAASLSPFASAQSLPDC, encoded by the exons ATGTTGAAATTCTGGGTATTCTTCTGCTGCTGCTTTTTCTGTTTAATGGGCGCTTTCACAGCTTATGCCAATGTGCTTTTGAAAGGCAACAACGTTACTTTGTCTTTTGAAGACATTGAAGCTAATTTTT CTCCATCAATTAAAGGGTCAGGACTTTGTGGGACGCTATATCTGGCAGAACCTTTGGATGCATGCTCACCACTTACTAACAGAGTTGTTCCAGGAACGAACAAGACCAGGTCTCCATTTGTGTTGATAACCAGAGGAGGATGTAGCTTTGATGACAAAGTCAGAAGTGCGCAAGCTGCAGGATTCCAAGTAGCCATTGTCTATGACAATGAAAATGGTCCCCTGGTTGCAA TGGCTGGAAATGCTGCTGGTATAAAGATACATGCAGTGTTTGTTTCTAAAGATTCTGGTGAAACACTGGGAAAATATGCCGGTGCTACTGATATGGAACTGTGGATAGTCCCAAGCTTTGAAAACTCAGCATGGTCTATCATGGCCATCTCTTTCATTTCATTGCTTGCTATGTCTGCTGTTTTAGCTACATGTTTCTTTGTCCGAAGGCATCGGATTAGAAGAGAACGGCCTCAAGCTCCACGTGTTCGCGAATTCCATGGGATGAGCAGTCGTTTGGTGAAAGCCATGCCAAGTCTAATTTTTACAGCTGTTCTGGAGGACAATTGTACTTCAGCAACATGTGCCATATGTCTTGAAGACTATAATATGGGAGAGAAGCTAAGGATTCTACCATGTCGCCACA AATTTCATGCTATCTGTGTCGATGCCTGGCTAACATCATGGAGAACTTTCTGTCCTGTGTGCAAGCGTGATGCAAGAACAAGTACTGGTGAACCACCAGCATCAGAATCTACACCATTGCTGTCACCCAGCACATCTGTCTTATCATCTGTTAGATCATCGTTAGTGTCATCATCAGCCATGCAAATGGGCCCCTCATATTCTCGATCTCCCTCAGTTTCACGCCCTCAGTCCATCTCTACCACTCCTCATAATCTTCATTCTCAGTCCCATCATCAATCCTCTTATTTAAGTACAAGTCAGAGCTCTGTCGCACGTGGTGCTTATTTAGTTTCACCTCATTCGTTGGGCTACCCATCGTTATCATCCCTCAATTCTAGATACATGTCTCCATATATTCCAAGTCCAGTGAATGCCTCATCGAGTTATGTTGGATCTTCAAGCCGTCAGGCTAATGCACTGCATTATAGTGAGTCAGCTGCAAGCTTGTCACCATTTGCTTCGGCTCAATCACTTCCAGATTGTTAG
- the LOC105175966 gene encoding uncharacterized protein LOC105175966 yields the protein MASTHLTYTGEEGSSLHSTPIFRPSSARRTPSFSSVSPSDSCDSSFGSLTFSLAEEFPPFSPISTPLKFKGIPFSWEKLPGIPKNQLGPKKKACSEHLLPPPPAGTTNSAAKKLLHQEEISPKKSNRFVQRDPFFAALVECSKDDHDEEEEHDHHHHGSSSKITRTLSDRFGFISMYASCKRTCAVSESLVYLPRPSPHYLLNRRSS from the coding sequence ATGGCTTCTACTCATCTAACATACACCGGTGAAGAAGGAAGCAGCCTCCACTCCACACCGATATTCCGGCCATCGTCGGCCCGTCGGACGCCCTCGTTCTCATCAGTCTCGCCGTCGGATTCTTGTGACTCTTCCTTTGGATCATTGACATTCTCCTTGGCTGAGGAATTCCCTCCATTTAGTCCAATTAGCACACCTCTCAAGTTCAAAGGAATCCCATTCTCTTGGGAGAAGCTCCCCGGAATCCCCAAGAACCAATTAGGCCCAAAGAAGAAGGCATGTTCCGAGCATCTCCTCCCACCACCGCCGGCCGGAACCACCAACTCCGCCGCCAAGAAACTGCTCCACCAAGAAGAGATCTCCCCCAAGAAGAGCAATAGGTTTGTTCAAAGGGATCCATTCTTTGCAGCACTGGTGGAATGTTCCAAGGATGATCatgatgaggaggaggagcatgatcatcatcatcatggcAGCTCATCCAAGATCACAAGGACTTTGAGTGATAGGTTTGGATTCATAAGCATGTATGCTTCTTGCAAGAGGACATGTGCGGTGTCGGAATCTCTTGTCTACCTCCCAAGACCAAGCCCTCATTACCTTCTTAATCGTCGTTCGAGCTAA